From Cucumis melo cultivar AY chromosome 1, USDA_Cmelo_AY_1.0, whole genome shotgun sequence, a single genomic window includes:
- the LOC103497631 gene encoding FRIGIDA-like protein 3 — MLYLTAFNKYFSFSLIYFPLSSHFSLSPPPPPPSSLFRSFSPLFFGLDVCIYCVRSSIYLQLSDYFRILSLTPSIGSFDMDVTHSVETLIDSTTSKIQQLQKAFAELESHKALTLNLKWKELEEHFHGLEKSLKRRFDELEDQEKEYETKTTEARQMLEKREAAILAKEHVSLESLQKKRDAAAFAVASAREKHKKVASEMPSPSDDYLSAEPNVVDKPPDSLTSENNSEDLKDTPEEDRHFGVKSYPQLVQLCEEMDSAGLHKFISDNRKNLAAIREEIPFALKAAANPACMVLDSLEDFYSGEVANLDGKKNSDLLGSRRTCIMLMECLSILLKTMDVKSVSEVMSAEVKVQAKKISGEWKPKLDALDLDASNGNSLEAHAFLQLLDTFGIASDFNDVELSRLVPMVSRRRQAADLCRSLGLSDKMPGVIEVLVNSGRQIDAVNLAFAFELTQEFSPVPLLKSYLKEAKKVSSPVRSGNTSQTAQNDVSDRELTALKAVIKCIEEHKLEEQYPVDPLQKRVIQLEKAKADKKRVTEATKPQPKRPRANGVGYAPLMNNNNVADKNFYGRVTDRYPQYMYDRQYMYPTPNDNHCPSLLGSAMYNMSPAAHGNYFGNAYQYQAAAYLH, encoded by the exons ATGCTGTACCTCACTGCCTTCAATAAATACTTTTCATTCTCCCTAATCTACTTTCCTCTTTCCTCTCATTTTTctctctcccccccccccccccccccttcttctctttttcgCTCTTTCTCGCCTCTCTTCTTTGGCTTGGATGTTTGTATTTACTGTGTTAGGTCAAGCATTTATTTGCAGCTTTCGGACTACTTCCGTATTCTCTCTCTCACTCCATCAATCGG CTCCTTTGACATGGATGTCACACATTCAGTTGAAACACTGATTGACTCTACAACCTCTAAGATACAACAGCTTCAGAAAGCATTTGCTGAGCTTGAAAGTCACAAAGCATTAACACTTAACTTGAAATGGAAAGAACTTGAAGAACATTTCCATGGGCTAGAGAAATCTTTGAAGAGGCGTTTTGATGAGTTAGAAGACCAAGAAAAGGAATATGAAACCAAAACAACAGAGGCACGCCAAATGTTAGAGAAGCGGGAAGCTGCTATTTTGGCTAAAGAGCACGTCTCACTTGAGAGtcttcaaaagaaaagagatgctGCAGCGTTTGCAGTTGCTAGTGCACGTGAGAAGCATAAGAAGGTTGCATCAGAAATGCCTTCTCCCTCTGATGACTATCTAAGTGCAGAACCAAATGTGGTAGATAAACCACCTGATTCTTTGACTAGTGAAAATAACTCAGAAGATTTGAAAGATACTCCTGAAGAAGATAGGCACTTTGGGGTCAAGTCTTATCCACAATTAGTACAATTATGTGAAGAGATGGACTCTGCAGGACTGCACAAATTTATATCAGATAATCGGAAGAACCTTGCTGCCATAAGGGAGGAGATTCCATTTGCGCTAAAAGCTGCAGCAAACCCAGCCTGTATGGTTTTGGACTCCTTGGAAGACTTCTACAGTGGAGAAGTTGCAAACTTGGATGGAAAGAAGAACTCAGATCTATTGGGTTCACGTCGAACATGCATCATGTTGATGGAATGCTTAAGCATTTTGCTGAAAACTATGGACGTTAAATCTGTTTCTGAAGTGATGTCAGCTGAAGTCAAGGTGCAAGCAAAGAAAATTTCTGGAGAATGGAAACCAAAGTTGGATGCTCTTGATCTGGATGCTAGTAATGGCAACTCACTGGAGGCTCATGCCTTTTTGCAGCTTCTGGATACTTTTGGAATTGCATCTGATTTCAATGATGTAGAGTTATCCAGGCTTGTGCCAATGGTCTCCCGTCGCCGTCAAGCAGCTGATTTATGTCGATCTCTAGGCTTATCAGACAAAATGCCAG GTGTCATCGAAGTATTGGTTAACAGTGGAAGGCAAATTGATGCAGTGAATTTGGCTTTTGCATTTGAACTTACACAGGAGTTCTCTCCAGTGCCATTGCTGAAGTCCTATCTAAAGGAGGCAAAGAAAGTGTCTTCACCTGTCAGatctggaaatacatcccaAACTGCACAG AATGATGTTAGTGACAGAGAGCTGACCGCCCTTAAGGCCGTAATCAAGTGCATTGAAGAGCACAAGCTTGAAGAACAATATCCTGTTGACCCTCTTCAGAAACGGGTCATCCAACTTGAGAAAGCTAAGGCTGACAAGAAAAGGGTGACCGAGGCTACAAAACCTCAACCAAAGCGACCCCGTGCAAACGGTGTTGGTTATGCCCCACTCATGAATAACAACAATGTTGCTGACAAGAACTTTTATGGTAGAGTGACAGATAGATACCCACAGTACATGTACGATCGACAGTACATGTACCCGACCCCTAACGACAACCATTGCCCATCCCTCTTGGGTTCGGCCATGTACAACATGTCTCCTGCAGCTCATGGAAACTACTTTGGAAATGCTTACCAGTATCAAGCTGCTGCGTATCTTCACTGA
- the LOC103497633 gene encoding NAC domain-containing protein 21/22-like: MGLRDIGASLPPGFRFYPSDEELVCHYLYKKIGNEEALRGTLVEIDLHTCEPWQLPEVAKLNGNEWYFFSFRDRKYSTGFRTNRATTAGYWKATGKDRMVMDPTKKEIVGMRKTLVFYRNRAPNGIKTGWIMHEFRIETPHMPPKEDWVLCRVFHKTKSDQDTTETTTTKHTTSHFTFDAMMAESSSYYLLPNNVEFLPSYNSNGLLPLDINLEETSFNGSSYGVGDSNSEEMKYEIIDNNIHNNAFPFNYFVA; this comes from the exons ATGGGTTTGAGAGATATTGGAGCAAGTCTTCCACCAGGGTTTAGGTTTTATCCAAGTGATGAAGAGTTGGTTTGTCATTATTTGTATAAAAAAATTGGAAATGAAGAAGCTTTGAGAGGCACTTTGGTGGAGATTGATTTGCATACTTGTGAGCCTTGGCAACTTCCTG AGGTAGCCAAGTTGAATGGAAATGAGTGGTACTTCTTCAGCTTTCGGGATCGAAAATACTCGACGGGTTTTCGAACCAATCGAGCGACAACAGCTGGCTATTGGAAGGCAACAGGAAAAGATAGAATGGTAATGGACCCAACAAAAAAAGAGATCGTGGGAATGAGAAAAACTTTGGTATTTTATAGAAACAGAGCTCCAAATGGGATCAAAACAGGATGGATCATGCATGAGTTTCGAATTGAAACTCCACATATGCCTCCAAAG GAGGATTGGGTTTTATGCAGAGTTTTTCACAAGACCAAATCAGATCAGGACACAACcgaaacaacaacaacaaaacatACCACCTCACATTTTACGTTTGATGCAATGATGGCAGAATCGTCCTCCTACTACTTGCTGCCAAACAACGTCGAGTTTCTGCCTAGCTACAACTCGAACGGGCTGCTACCATTGGACATCAACTTGGAAGAAACATCCTTTAATGGTTCATCCTATGGAGTTGGTGATTCAAATTCAGAAGAAATGAAGTATGAGATAATTGACAACAACATCCATAATAATGCCTTCCCTTTTAACTATTTTGTTGCTTGA
- the LOC103497632 gene encoding ABC transporter I family member 19-like, with the protein MADNGISLVGNDGIEVVDEKGSPGIKVQAMQFSYESDSPLFVEFNLQIGSGSRCLLVGANGSGKTTLLKILAGKHMVGGRDVVQVLNGSAFHDTQLVCSGDLAYLGGSWSKTVSSAGEVALQGDFSAEHMIFGVEGTDPERRERLIDLLDIDLRWRMHKVSDGQRRRVQICMGLLHPFKVLLLDEVTVDLDVVARMDLLDFLKEECDQRGATIVYATHIFDGLETWATHLAYIQDGELRKSEKLSAVEELKTCANLLSVVETWLRAETKLEKKKKKQPIQPPSNNQKIVSPFGSSPFTSSRHMAYYR; encoded by the exons ATGGCGGACAACGGAATATCTCTTGTCGGGAATGATGGTATTGAAGTTGTAGATGAGAAAGGTTCCCCCGGCATCAAGGTACAAGCGATGCAATTCTCTTATGAAAGTGATTCTCCTCTTTTTGTCGAGTTTAATCTCCAGATTGGCTCTGGATCTCGATGTCTTCTTGTTGGCGCCAATGGATCTG GGAAGACGACTTTGCTGAAAATTTTGGCTGGAAAACATATGGTTGGAGGAAGAGATGTTGTCCAGGTTTTAAATGGTTCAGCTTTTCATGACACTCAACTCGTATGTAGTGGTGACTTGGCCTACTTGGGAGGATCTTGGAGTAAAACCGTTAGCTCTGCG GGAGAGGTTGCATTACAGGGAGATTTTTCTGCCGAGCATATGATATTTGGAG TTGAAGGGACGGATCctgaaaggagagagaggtTAATTGACCTCCTTGATATAGATCTCCGGTGGCGAATGCACAAGGTATCTGATGGGCAACGTCGTAGGGTGCAAATCTGCATGGGCCTGTTACATCCTTTCAAG GTTCTCTTATTAGATGAGGTCACGGTTGACCTTGATGTCGTCGCAAGGATGGACCTTCTGGACTTCTTGAAGGAAGAGTGTGATCAG AGGGGAGCTACAATTGTATATGCAACTCACATATTTGATGGACTGGAGACATGGGCAACTCATCTAGCATATATTCAAGATGGTGAGCTAAGAAAGTCGGAGAAGTTATCCGCAGTTGAAGAGTTGAAGACTTGTGCAAATTTGCTATCTGTGGTTGAGACTTGGCTGCGTGCTGAAACCAAActtgagaagaagaagaagaagcaacCAATTCAACCTCCATCCAACAATCAGAAGATTGTTTCTCCTTTCGGTTCGTCTCCTTTCACGTCTTCCAGACATATGGCTTATTATCGTTAG